A single Drechmeria coniospora strain ARSEF 6962 chromosome 03, whole genome shotgun sequence DNA region contains:
- a CDS encoding cytochrome P450 52A11 produces the protein MGLVDGALEHASLRSVSAILFVGLLLWTAACRLDEHRRIKRLGNYGVTLTSYLPWGLDFLARGVRATMRQENLELWREVFFAKAGIWTSESRVVGQRIVFTADPENIKAMLATQFADFGKGEPFHREWQEFLGDSIFTTDGAQWHDSRQILRPQFTRDRVSDLECFESHIGTLFRAIANGGPLEGEDQVVDMNKADGAVIEISDLFYRYTLDVATDFLLGTDVKSLTNPKQEFADAFNEVQRVQNIITRTNKLHWLVPKFTFRAGLRTINRFVHTFIDRTLRLPPDELARSDKSYAFLHELARFTRDPNVIRDQVIAILLAGRDTTAGTLSWALYELGRNPVILAKLRNEILDTVGPSTPPTYDHLKNMPYLKATLNEILRLYPAVPFNVRLALKDTTLPRGGGEDGSEPIAVLKDTPVGYSTLVMQRRADLYPPVSESFAHPDLFSPERWAHWHPKPHEWIPFNAGPRICIGQQFALTEMSYVLVRLFQRFARVESHMFPIDHGTPLLKSDIVLSPGQGVYVALFEPKA, from the exons ATGGGGCTCGTCGATGGGGCCCTGGAGCACGCCTCCCTCAGgtccgtctcggccatcctctttgtcggcctcctcctctggaccgccgcctgccggctcgacgagcacCGGCGCATCAAACGGCTGGGAAACTACGGCGTGACGCTCACGTCCTATCTGCCATGGG GCCTCGACTTCCTGGCCCGCGGCGTCCGCGCGACGATGCGTCAGGAGAACCTCGAGCTCTGGCGTGAGGTCTTTTtcgccaaggccggcatCTGGACGAGCGAGtcccgcgtcgtcggccagcgcATCGTCTTCACCGCCGATCCCGAAAACATCAAGGCCATGCTCGCCACCCAATTCGCAGACTTCGGCAAGGGCGAGCCCTTCCACCGCGAGTGGCAAGAGTTTCTCGGCGACAGCATCTTCAccaccgacggcgcccaGTGGCACGACAGTCGCCAGATCCTACGGCCCCAGTTCACGAGGGACCGCGTCTCCGACCTCGAGTGCTTCGAGTCGCACATCGGCACCCTCTTTCGCGCCATCGCCAACGGCGGGCCCCTCGAGGGTGAGGACCAGGTCGTCGACATGAacaaggccgacggcgccgtcatcgagatTTCCGACCTCTTCTACCGCTacaccctcgacgtcgccaccGACTTCCTCCTCGGCACCGACGTCAAATCCCTGACCAACCCCAAGCAGGAGTTTGCCGACGCCTTCAACGAGGTCCAGCGCGTGCAAAACATCATCACCCGCACCAACAAGCTGCACTGGCTCGTTCCCAAGTTCACCTTCCGCGCCGGCCTGCGCACCATCAACCGCTTCGTCCACACCTTCATCGACCGAACCCTCCGCCTGCCCCCTGACGAACTCGCGAGGTCGGACAAGAGCTACGCCTTTCTTCACGAGCTAGCCCGCTTCACCCGCGACCCCAACGTCATCCGCGACCAGGTCATCGCCATCCTGCTCGCCGGACGCGACACCACCGCCGGCACCCTCTCTTGGGCCCTCTACGAGCTCGGCCGCAAccccgtcatcctcgccaagTTGCGCAACGAGATACTCGATACCGTCGGTCCCAGCACCCCGCCGACGTACGACCACCTTAAGAACATGCCCTACCTCAAGGCCACCCTCAACGAGATCCTGAGACTCTACCCGGCCGTGCCCTTCAACGTCCGTCTCGCCCTGAAGGACACGACTCTtccccgcggcggcggcgaggacggctcGGAGCCCATCGCTGTCCTCAAGGACACACCCGTCGGCTACTCGACTCTTGTCATGCAGCGCCGCGCCGACCTCTACCCCCCGGTCTCCGAATCCTTTGCCCACCCGGACCTTTTCAGCCCCGAGCGCTGGGCACACTGGCACCCGAAGCCGCACGAGTGGATTCCCTTCAATGCCGGCCCGCGCATCTGTATCGGCCAGCAGTTTGCCCTGACCGAGATGAGCTATGTGCTTGTCCGCCTCTTCCAACGCTTCGCCCGCGTCGAGAGCCACATGTTCCCCATCGACCACGGCACGCCCCTGCTCAAATCAGACATTGTGCTCTCACCGGGCCAGGGCGTCTACGTTGCGCTGTTCGAGCCCAAGGCCTAG
- a CDS encoding hypothetical protein (related to nuclear poly-binding protein) — MPVEVILNTPLADRLNTAIQPKLVEVGWGSGGSDDSALAEYIVLMLVNGKTQDQIAAELSGELLGLPADDPVVRQFAVWLFEQIDSLNAQLNGGQAAGGDAVMDAPQDVSIMDDVDTTMMTTDAPEPQVPTGPRSMRNANANGNVRGGRDKRAMGQSNRATDRPHDGALHRTRGNDRINTHGRAAPTGPRNGRPMRQQNVNGRGGGMQAGPSQGVPPGGWMMPGQPSNQMELMAMLEQQNKIMYQLSQQLMSNGGGANGGYGQQRRGGKHQFDRGSDGHQQRKNARQHQHQHQQAAGAKASEDVDMSGGQGEAANPDESVCKYNLRCTNKECKFAHQSPAAPVGAPVDVADTCSFGAACKNRKCVGRHPSPAARLAHQGEQDCKFFPNCQNPRCPFKHPSMPMCRNGPGCSTADCKFTHVKTKCRFNPCLNPTCVFAHDAGQHGGFRDKVWTAESGGEHVSERKFVDDDAPVEQVTPGQGGQEAPTTGEHDGQVMV; from the exons ATGCCCGTCGAAGTCATCCTCAACACGCCTCTAGCGGACCGTCTCAACACGGCCATCCAGCCGAAGCTGGTCGAGGTCGGATGGGGATCCGGCGGCTCCGACGACTCGGCCCTCGCCGAATACATCGTTCTCAtgctcgtcaacggcaagACGCAAGACCAgatcgccgccgagctctcCGGCGAGCTGTTGGgcctgccggccgacgacccgGTCGTGCGCCAGTTCGCCGTCTGGCTCTTCGAGCAGATTGACAGCCTCAACGCCCAGCTGAACGGTGGCCAGGCCGcaggcggcgatgccgtcatGGATGCGCCGCAGGACGTGTCCATAATGGACGACGTGGACACGaccatgatgacgacggacgCTCCCGAACCCCAAGT ACCGACAGGTCCGCGGTCGATGAGGAACGCAAACGCAAACGGAAACGtccgcggcggccgcgacaAGCGTGCCATGGGACAGTCGAACAGGGCCACGGACAGGCcccacgacggcgccctgCACCGGACACGAGGCAACGACAGAATCAACACGCACGGGCGCGCGGCCCCCACGGGTCCCAGAAACGGCCGGCCGATGCGGCAACAAAACGTcaacggccgcggcggggGCATGCAAGCCGGCCCGAGCCAAGGAGTCCCTCCCGGCGGCTGGATGATGCCCGGGCAGCCGTCGAACCAGATGGAGCTCATGGCGATGCTCGAGCAGCAGAACAAGATCATGTACCAGCTCTCGCAGCAGCTCATgtccaacggcggcggcgccaacggCGGGTACGGCCAGCAACGACGCGGCGGCAAGCATCAGTTCGACCGGGGCTCCGACGGCCACCAACAACGGAAGAATGCtcgccagcaccagcaccagcaccagcaggcCGCCGGGGCCAAGGCGtccgaggacgtcgacatgtcgggcggccagggcgaggccgccaaCCCGGACGAGtcggtgtgcaagtacaacctGCGCTGCACCAACAAGGAGTGCAAGTTCGCCCACcagtcgccggcggcgccggtgggggcgcccgtcgacgtcgccgacacgtgcagcttcggcgccgcctgCAAGAACCGGAAAtgcgtcggccggcacccgtcgccggcggcgaggctcgcCCACCAGGGCGAGCAGGACTGCAAGTTCTTCCCCAACTGCCAGAACCCGCGATGCCCCTTCAAGCATCCGTCGATGCCCATGTGCCGAAACGGGCCGggctgctcgacggccgactgcAAGTTCACCCACGTCAAGACCAAGTGCAGGTTCAACCCGTGCCTGAACCCGACCTGCGTCTTCGCCCACGACGCGGGGCAGCACGGAGGCTTCCGGGACAAGGTCTGGACCGCCGAGTCGGGTGGCGAGCACGTCAGCGAGCGCAAgtttgtcgacgacgacgcgcccGTCGAGCAGGTCACCCCCGGCCAGGGCGGGCAGGAAGCCCCGACGACGGGAGAGCACGACGGCCAGGTCATGGTCTAG